One segment of Trachemys scripta elegans isolate TJP31775 chromosome 1, CAS_Tse_1.0, whole genome shotgun sequence DNA contains the following:
- the LOC117872937 gene encoding olfactory receptor 52R1-like: MSDSNTTDITNPSTFILMGIPGLEAAHVWISIPFCTMYIIAILGNFTILFIIKLEQSLHGPMYFFLCMLAVTDLVLSTATVPKMLSNFWFNSREIDFNSCLTQMYFIHCFSAMESGILLALALDRYVAICDPLRHSTILTNSFVVKVGLAVVLRCGISALPYPFLVRRWPYCRTNIIPHSFCEHIAVVNLACADTRISSYYGLFVLFSVIGLDALFIIVSYIQILRAIFSLPTKDARLKTFGTCGSHLCCILSFYLPEFFSSLTHRFVHDVPLHVLVLIANVYLLVPPLLHPIIYGVRTKQIRDRLLRLFTRKGT; encoded by the coding sequence ATGTCAGACTCCAACACAACCGAcatcaccaacccctccaccttcatcctgatGGGCATTCCTGGTCTTGAGGCAGCCCATGTCTGGAtttccatccccttctgcaccatgtacatcatagccatcttggggaacttcactATACTGTTCATCATAAAGTTGGAGCAGAGCCTCCATGGGCCAATGTActttttcctctgcatgctggctgtcacCGACCTGGTCCTGTCCACGGCCACTGTGCCCAAAATGCTGAGTaacttctggttcaattccagggagatagATTTCAattcctgcctcacccagatgtacttcattcaTTGCTTCTCAGCTATGGAATCTGGGATATTACTGGCCTTGGCTTTGGatcgctacgtggccatctgtgatcctctgagacattccaccatcctgacaaatTCTTTTGTGGTCAAGGTTGGACTAGCCGTGGTGCTGCGCTGTGGCATAAGTGCATTGCCCTATCCTTTCCTAGTTAGGcggtggccatattgcagaaccaacatcatcccccactCCTTCTGTGAGCACATAGCTGTGGTAAATCTGGCCTGTGCCGACACGCGCATCAGTAGTTACTACGGCCTCTTTGTGCTCTTCTCTGTGATAGGTTTGGATGCGCTTTTTATCATCGTGTCCTAtatccagatcctcagggccatcttcagccttcccacaaaggatgcccggctcaagacttttgggacctgtGGCTCCCACCTTTGTTGCATATTATCTTTCTACCTTCCAGAATTCTTCTCCTCCCTCACGCACCGGTTTGTCCATGACGTGCCCCTACATGTCCTTGTTCTCATTGCCAATGTGTATCTTCTGGTGCCGCCCTTGCTTCACCCCATCATCTATGGGGTAAGGACAaaacagatccgggacaggctgctccGGCTCTTTACTCGTAAAGGGACATAA
- the LOC117872932 gene encoding olfactory receptor 52M1-like: MSDSNTTDITNPSTFILQGIPGLEAAHVWISIPFCTMYIIAILGNVTILFIVKIEQSLHGPMYYFLCMLAITDLVLSTATVPKMLINFWFNSREIDFNACLTQMYFIHCFLMMESGILMAMALDRYVAICDPLRHSTILTNCAVAKVGLAVVLRCGIIALPFPLLVRQWPYCRTNIIPHTYCKHIAVVNLACADTRISSYYGLLVLFSVAGLDLLFITMSYIQILRAIFSLPTKDARLKTFGTCGSHLCCILSFYLPEFFYSLMHRFGDKVPLHVLVLIANVYLLVPPLLNPIIYGVRTKQIRDRLLRLFTRKGT, encoded by the coding sequence ATGTCAGACTCCAACACAACCGAcatcaccaacccctccaccttcatcctgcaGGGCATTCCTGGTCTTGAGGCAGCCCATGTCTGGAtttccatccccttctgcaccatgtacatcatagccatcttggggaacGTCACTATCCTGTTCATCGTAAAGATAGAGCAGAGCCTCCAtgggcccatgtactatttcctctgcatgctggccatcACCGACCTGGTCCTGTCCACGGCCACCGTGCCCAAAATGCTGATTaacttctggttcaattccagggaaaTAGATTTCaatgcctgcctcacccagatgtacttcattcactgcttctTAATGATGGAGTCTGGGATCCTCATGGCCATGGCTTTGGatcgctacgtggccatctgtgatcccctgagacattccacaATCCTGACAAATTGTGCTGTGGCCAAGGTTGGACTAGCCGTGGTGCTGCGCTGTGGCATAATTGCATTGCCCTTTCCCTTACTAGTGAGgcagtggccatattgcagaaccaacatcatcccccacaCATACTGCAAGCACATAGCTGTGGTAAATCTGGCCTGTGCCGACACGCGCATCAGTAGTTACTACGGCCTCCTTGTGCTCTTCTCTGTAGCAGGTCTGGATCTGCTTTTTATCACCATGTCCTAtatccagatcctcagggccatcttcagccttcccacaaaggacgcccggctcaagacttttgggacctgcgGCTCCCACCTTTGCTGCATTTTATCTTTCTACCTTCCAGAATTCTTCTACTCCCTCATGCACCGGTTTGGCGACAAAGTGCCTCTTCATGTCCTTGTTCTCATTGCCAATGTGTATCTTCTGGTGCCCCCCTTGCTTAACCCCATCATCTATGGGGTAAGGACAaaacagatccgggacaggctgctccGGCTCTTTACTCGTAAAGGGACCTAA